A section of the Phormidium ambiguum IAM M-71 genome encodes:
- a CDS encoding DALR anticodon-binding domain-containing protein, which translates to MNLLITEFPSVKVFIQFWLLDTLITVAHQPQIIPSLPLADSKCIITPKSDLYTLKLSTKCSQFSEKLVTKSILSITRANKNSAVLYICAIAFKLSPSWGKSAIDIANQIAEHFAHLSNQDLAVDPKKYFTLKVIPPGWLHLQPTDLGIATWLQSLAGQGRWGAGGQGSRGAGEQGGRGAGGQGGRRQKAEEKVKIPLVPPSPSIPSTQSLFSVQYVHARCCSLLRLAKSDGKWGAIAPDAIPWLNEIGQLRLTHPAERNLISQLFSALDALYYPELSKNQNWEKLAQEITLSWEDFYRKCRIWGEVKTETPELAQARLGLLMATQTMLRLLLEDYLGISAPLEL; encoded by the coding sequence TTGAATTTACTAATTACTGAGTTCCCCTCAGTGAAAGTGTTTATCCAGTTTTGGCTACTGGATACACTTATTACAGTAGCACATCAGCCACAAATAATACCTTCCTTACCTTTGGCTGACTCAAAATGTATCATCACTCCAAAGAGTGATTTATATACTTTAAAATTGTCAACAAAATGTAGTCAGTTTAGTGAAAAATTAGTTACAAAAAGTATCCTTTCCATAACAAGAGCCAACAAAAACTCAGCAGTACTTTATATTTGTGCGATCGCTTTCAAACTTTCCCCTTCTTGGGGTAAATCAGCAATAGATATTGCCAACCAAATAGCAGAACACTTTGCCCACTTATCGAATCAAGATTTAGCTGTTGACCCAAAAAAATACTTCACACTCAAAGTAATACCACCTGGCTGGCTGCACTTGCAGCCAACTGATTTGGGAATTGCTACTTGGTTACAGAGTTTAGCAGGGCAGGGGAGATGGGGGGCAGGGGGGCAGGGGAGCAGGGGGGCAGGGGAGCAGGGGGGCAGGGGAGCAGGGGGGCAGGGGGGCAGAAGGCAAAAGGCAGAAGAGAAAGTAAAAATTCCCCTTGTCCCCCCATCTCCCTCAATACCCAGTACCCAGTCCCTTTTCTCCGTGCAGTATGTTCATGCGCGTTGTTGTTCGTTGCTGCGGTTGGCGAAGAGTGATGGGAAATGGGGAGCGATCGCACCTGACGCGATTCCCTGGTTAAATGAGATAGGACAATTGCGATTAACCCATCCCGCAGAACGCAATTTAATTTCGCAACTATTTTCTGCTTTGGATGCACTCTACTATCCTGAATTATCAAAAAATCAAAATTGGGAAAAACTGGCTCAAGAAATCACCCTTTCCTGGGAAGATTTTTACCGCAAATGCCGCATCTGGGGTGAAGTCAAGACGGAAACCCCAGAACTAGCCCAAGCCAGGTTGGGTTTACTAATGGCTACCCAAACAATGCTAAGACTGCTCTTAGAAGATTATTTAGGCATTTCCGCACCTCTGGAGTTGTAG
- a CDS encoding Cof-type HAD-IIB family hydrolase: MNREINQNLTTENTEIKLLVLDIDGTISGESNQVTEAVKQAIKAVQAKGIKVAIATGRMYCSALRFHQDIGSDLPLMAYQGALIKDPATDKILRHWPVSKNMALRLLDYFEQPEMRSLLSVHFYINDRLYVREITEETEIYAGRSNIQPIAVGDLRTVLDTENEPTKVLALSDDTDVIEHLLGTLRQKYTPAELYLTTSVATFFEATNPWVNKGTAVRYLAEEILGLSASNVMTVGDNFNDVEMLEYAGIGVAMGGGPAEVQAIANWVAPSVEEDGVVAAIEKFIL; this comes from the coding sequence ATGAATAGAGAAATTAACCAGAATTTAACAACAGAAAACACGGAAATTAAACTATTAGTTCTCGACATTGATGGTACGATCTCTGGAGAATCTAACCAAGTTACCGAAGCAGTCAAGCAAGCAATAAAAGCAGTCCAAGCTAAAGGAATAAAAGTAGCGATCGCCACAGGTAGAATGTACTGTTCCGCTTTACGTTTTCATCAAGATATTGGTTCCGATCTGCCTCTGATGGCTTACCAAGGAGCACTCATAAAAGATCCGGCAACAGATAAAATTTTACGTCATTGGCCTGTATCTAAAAATATGGCATTGCGGTTATTAGATTACTTTGAACAACCGGAAATGCGATCGCTCCTTTCTGTTCACTTTTATATTAACGATCGACTTTATGTACGGGAAATTACCGAAGAAACCGAAATTTATGCCGGACGTTCCAACATTCAACCAATAGCAGTCGGTGATTTGCGAACCGTTTTAGATACTGAAAATGAACCAACAAAAGTATTAGCATTAAGCGACGATACTGACGTAATCGAACATCTTTTGGGCACGCTAAGGCAAAAATACACCCCAGCCGAACTTTACCTCACCACATCTGTAGCTACCTTTTTTGAAGCTACTAACCCTTGGGTAAATAAAGGAACGGCTGTGCGTTATTTAGCGGAAGAAATCTTGGGGTTATCAGCCAGCAACGTCATGACTGTAGGCGATAACTTTAATGATGTGGAAATGCTCGAATATGCAGGAATTGGCGTAGCGATGGGAGGTGGCCCAGCGGAAGTCCAAGCGATCGCAAATTGGGTAGCCCCCAGTGTTGAAGAAGATGGGGTAGTCGCTGCGATCGAAAAATTCATCCTTTAG